One genomic window of Nostoc sp. TCL26-01 includes the following:
- a CDS encoding DUF29 domain-containing protein, with product MQLSSKTLYETDYNQWVEETVQHLQAQDFASVDWANLIEEIIDLSRRQKDKLKSLLTRLFEHLLKLGYWQSEREYNGNHWKGEIRAFRTSLVDVLQDSPSLKPYFVQVFAKCYETARKVASDVSGLPLETFPVDAIATPEEVLDENWFPSLCNENSH from the coding sequence ATGCAACTTAGTAGCAAAACATTATACGAAACAGATTATAATCAATGGGTTGAAGAAACCGTTCAACACCTACAAGCACAAGACTTTGCATCAGTTGATTGGGCAAATTTAATTGAGGAGATCATAGACCTGAGTAGACGACAAAAGGATAAGTTAAAAAGCTTATTAACTAGACTATTTGAGCATCTGCTCAAGTTAGGATATTGGCAATCTGAGCGGGAATATAATGGTAATCACTGGAAGGGAGAAATTCGAGCTTTTCGCACTTCTCTAGTCGATGTTTTGCAGGATAGTCCAAGTCTTAAACCTTATTTTGTTCAAGTTTTTGCCAAGTGTTATGAAACTGCGAGGAAAGTGGCTAGTGATGTGTCGGGACTCCCCCTAGAAACCTTTCCAGTTGATGCGATCGCTACTCCAGAAGAAGTTTTAGATGAAAACTGGTTTCCCTCTCTATGCAATGAAAATAGTCATTAA
- a CDS encoding ShlB/FhaC/HecB family hemolysin secretion/activation protein — protein sequence MSNLLGIGAKARANLPESDFDQKVVETSTDFTLVQVPNPTTPRQPQPLPSQPPSPPPDVPLQVPPTLTPTSPISPEIPGTIIVKEFKFTGNTIFSDAELAKETASFTGKAISFAQLLEAEAIISKKYTSAGYINSDAFIPSGQDLSPEAAVVKIKIIEGGLEDIIVRGTARLKREYIRSRLAIATQRPLNRYKLLEALQLLQLNPLIKSISAELSAGARPELSLLTVTVKEADSFDIKAIANNGRISSIGSFERGVQINERNLLGFGDGLELMYRNTDGSNAVDIGYTIPFNARNGTIKLAGGFSNTKVIDPRFDELDITGSFNYYDLSLRQPVLQTPTQELALGLTLSLARSQTKIKGENFPLSLGANDNGETNVTVLRFLQEWTERNNRELLAVRSQFSLGIGALGATLNAEAPDGRFFSWRGQAQYVRLLAPNTLWVIRSDLQFASRASFPIEQFALGGLDSVRGYPQNFLLTDNAIFASTEVRLPVLRISQLQGLLQVAPFIDFGTGWNSSNFANPDPNTLVGAGFGLIWTMGDRLNARLDWGIPLVNVDVDKRTLNDNGLYFSFDYNF from the coding sequence ATGAGCAATTTATTAGGGATAGGTGCGAAAGCGAGAGCTAACCTTCCTGAAAGTGATTTTGACCAAAAAGTAGTAGAAACAAGCACAGACTTCACATTAGTGCAAGTTCCCAACCCAACTACGCCTAGACAACCTCAACCCTTACCCTCACAACCACCATCACCACCCCCAGATGTTCCCCTCCAAGTACCTCCTACTCTCACACCAACATCACCAATTTCCCCAGAAATTCCCGGAACAATCATAGTCAAAGAGTTTAAATTTACAGGCAATACCATCTTCAGCGATGCAGAATTAGCCAAAGAGACAGCATCTTTCACTGGCAAAGCGATCTCTTTTGCTCAATTGCTCGAAGCAGAAGCCATAATTAGCAAAAAATACACAAGCGCTGGGTACATTAACTCAGATGCCTTTATTCCTTCTGGTCAAGACTTATCCCCAGAAGCCGCCGTAGTGAAGATTAAGATTATTGAAGGCGGTCTTGAAGATATCATTGTTAGGGGAACCGCGCGCTTAAAACGTGAATATATCCGCAGTCGGTTAGCGATCGCTACTCAACGTCCCTTAAATCGATATAAACTGCTGGAAGCTCTACAATTGTTACAACTCAATCCCCTGATTAAAAGCATTTCCGCAGAATTGTCGGCGGGTGCGCGTCCAGAATTAAGTTTACTCACAGTCACAGTTAAAGAAGCAGACTCTTTTGATATCAAAGCCATAGCTAATAATGGACGCATTTCCTCCATTGGGAGTTTTGAACGAGGTGTGCAGATTAATGAGCGCAATTTACTCGGCTTTGGTGATGGACTAGAGTTGATGTATCGAAATACAGATGGTAGCAACGCTGTAGATATTGGCTACACAATTCCGTTTAATGCCCGTAATGGCACAATTAAACTAGCAGGCGGATTCAGCAACACGAAAGTAATTGATCCGCGTTTTGATGAGCTAGATATTACGGGTAGCTTTAACTATTATGATCTGAGTCTGCGTCAGCCTGTGTTACAGACTCCGACTCAAGAATTAGCATTAGGTTTGACCTTATCCCTGGCGCGGAGTCAAACAAAGATAAAAGGAGAAAACTTCCCCTTATCCTTGGGTGCAAACGATAATGGCGAAACCAACGTCACAGTCCTACGATTTTTGCAAGAATGGACGGAGCGAAACAATAGAGAATTGTTGGCTGTGCGTTCTCAATTTAGTCTCGGTATCGGGGCTTTGGGTGCAACACTGAATGCAGAAGCACCAGATGGACGCTTTTTCTCTTGGCGGGGACAAGCACAGTATGTCCGTTTACTTGCACCAAATACTCTGTGGGTGATTCGCTCAGATTTACAGTTTGCTTCCAGAGCATCCTTCCCTATCGAACAGTTTGCGTTAGGTGGCTTGGACAGTGTGCGGGGATATCCTCAAAATTTTCTGCTCACCGATAATGCTATTTTTGCATCTACTGAAGTGCGCTTACCAGTTCTGCGAATTTCGCAACTACAAGGGTTGTTACAGGTAGCACCGTTTATTGATTTTGGCACGGGTTGGAATAGCTCTAATTTTGCTAATCCTGACCCGAATACTTTAGTGGGGGCTGGTTTTGGGTTAATTTGGACAATGGGCGATCGCCTGAACGCACGTTTAGATTGGGGGATTCCCTTAGTCAATGTAGATGTTGACAAGCGCACATTGAATGACAACGGTCTATATTTCAGTTTCGATTATAATTTTTAA
- a CDS encoding putative Ig domain-containing protein yields the protein MAKLFGSPETLLVGGWLIPFGYLSGASEPLLEVVRAAKRVTEDLLCNFASQPDFTVRIEPAFGSNFNPQSAEDLAKTWSKRDFSLLPPVVILPTAEMNGANGAFAAATNTIYLSQEFLSQNATNLEAIAKVLVEEAGHWVDQLLNNTDSPGDEGAIFSALVMGESLSNEALQQLKAEDDTGTIVVDGQQVQIENNSFPFFLFIEDGLIAEGDSGTNQVTINVFANRLARNVGPITIQFATADGTATAGSDYVATQGTLTFDPFNPLSFFQTITVPIIPDTQGEPTEFFTINFVPPDNVNLFNNSSPVGIINDDTISLSNGSQYYLTTVTTWTDAETQAQVLGGHLVTINDALEQQFLIDIFGTDTFWIGLNDTASEGNFVWVSGEPVTYINWTSGEPNDGDSALGGRSEDYVLMNWGFGGSWNDGEDDTVIRRGIIEVPGSSISISSGFTNEGNSGIAAFEVIVSLSSASNQTVTVEYTTVDDTALAGFDYIVTAGTLNFSPGETSKTITVPIIGDTEIESDENFIINLSNPTNAYLSPINQGIFSILDDDAAPEVSVSDSWVEVNENQDTVIKFKVTLSKPSTQSVTIVYSTSDGTATSTGQGEAKDYEYITDKTLTFAPGETTKEIEVTVYGERGVSDKDFEIFAKDTAYRDWVKDNDDVVVDIDQIPGIFPYTPYGDLGYYVDKVFNDPVSGFQAVGLTSDENFYLDIILSPDAKIAKGEGTGTIYDLGKAPVLAIRGTEPTGSQDFIADLDPYGVGVPQLLGTNLANLSDQTNRGEVTKWLQDVSQQEQGKVISKPNITGHSLGGALTQWVAAHYTKNGGNLGQIITFNSPGISGSNVFYKNNGIYRLVEGVNSFDKALSQKVTHFITSGDIVSMAGWQYIPGSYYLYDYSSGGISGVLGTHLNPTVAEEVGYDKTTGFFQKPRDLNQPFQEPSSKLSSPWFSYGLDPDYLIVTLAVSLLGSVTVGTELAIKLRNSLAGVVAAETIFPYLAASLRLRGSTEFTRKLLGPLFIEVIQAAFTLINNPLVQAAYNAFNLLSISQSEAFTLADAKSLNLVETNNVSFSNDFASFVTLEQGLQVALGFLNDFATAPDFTTKMNLAFGEDWDATVAQNLAQAWANGNFSNLPPIKIVSASEINNASGAFSISRSTIYLASEFLNSATSSQAVANVLLEEIGHYFDLQINELDSPGDEGEIFAALVQNVLLSDTELQALKVENDLVALPGERSPWESMSKWTVGIWNASPDWDLQTFTNALEGINTPPGVETPILDQVATEDTPFSFTIAEITFTEIDAGDSLTYSATLSNGNPLPNWLSFNATTRTLSGTPSNDDVGNLSLKVTATDSAGASVSNTFGLVIANTNDAPTVENAITDQNATEDAPFSFIIPANTFSDVDAGDTLTYSVTVANGNPLPNWLSFEAITRTFSGTPTNDDVATLNIKLTATDTAGTTATDTFALTVANINDAPTLSNISKAGNEDTVISFSVADFTSAFSDIDGDTLTKIQITSLPTNGTLKLGSSNISLNQEITVASLGNLTFTPNANFNGSVSFGWNGSDGTTYATTAATVNLAIASVNDLPIATNDTAQTNQNSAVIINVLANDSDIDGSLVPSAIALTTNPSHGTVSLNSSTGAATYTPTTNFVGTDSFTYTIKDNEGGISNAAKVSITINSTSNLIEGTLGADVLVGTEQNDRINGKTGNDILWGRAGNDTLLGGNGNDILWGGTGDDTLLGGNGNDILWGGAGSNLFVLAAREGTDMIADFNLNTDKIGLAAGLSYGQLTITKGDGINFNNTLITVTSSNELLTVLNGVQANTLNSTMFVLVA from the coding sequence ATGGCAAAACTTTTTGGAAGCCCAGAAACTTTATTAGTAGGCGGTTGGTTGATTCCTTTCGGCTATCTGTCAGGCGCAAGTGAACCACTCTTGGAAGTTGTCCGCGCCGCAAAGCGAGTCACTGAGGATCTGTTATGTAATTTTGCGAGTCAGCCGGATTTCACCGTTAGAATCGAGCCAGCTTTTGGTAGCAATTTTAATCCTCAGAGTGCTGAGGACTTAGCTAAAACCTGGTCTAAACGCGACTTCAGCCTGCTGCCGCCTGTGGTCATTCTCCCGACTGCCGAGATGAATGGAGCAAATGGAGCGTTTGCGGCAGCTACCAACACGATTTATCTCTCCCAAGAGTTTCTCAGTCAGAACGCAACCAATCTTGAAGCAATTGCGAAGGTATTGGTAGAAGAGGCTGGTCACTGGGTTGACCAGCTTTTGAATAATACAGATAGCCCTGGTGATGAAGGGGCGATTTTTTCAGCATTGGTGATGGGAGAAAGTCTCTCTAATGAGGCTTTACAGCAGTTAAAAGCTGAGGATGATACGGGAACAATTGTAGTCGATGGGCAGCAAGTTCAGATAGAGAATAATTCTTTTCCTTTCTTTCTCTTTATTGAAGATGGTTTGATTGCAGAAGGTGATAGTGGAACTAATCAAGTCACAATAAACGTCTTTGCAAATCGTTTAGCTCGCAATGTCGGCCCTATTACAATCCAATTTGCAACAGCCGATGGGACTGCTACGGCTGGCTCAGACTATGTTGCTACCCAAGGAACTCTTACTTTCGATCCCTTCAATCCTTTGAGCTTTTTTCAAACTATTACAGTTCCTATCATTCCAGATACTCAGGGCGAACCAACTGAATTTTTCACGATTAACTTTGTCCCTCCCGATAACGTCAATTTATTTAATAATTCGAGTCCTGTCGGAATTATAAATGACGACACCATTTCTCTTTCCAACGGAAGTCAATATTATCTGACTACTGTAACGACGTGGACTGATGCCGAAACTCAAGCTCAAGTATTAGGAGGACATCTAGTCACTATCAATGATGCTCTTGAGCAACAGTTTCTGATTGACATATTTGGAACAGACACATTCTGGATTGGTCTTAATGATACTGCTTCAGAGGGAAATTTTGTATGGGTAAGCGGTGAACCCGTTACTTATATAAATTGGACATCTGGTGAACCTAATGATGGGGACAGTGCATTAGGAGGACGCAGTGAAGATTACGTTCTTATGAACTGGGGTTTTGGAGGTTCATGGAATGACGGAGAGGATGATACTGTCATACGCAGAGGAATTATTGAAGTTCCTGGTTCTTCCATTAGTATTTCCTCTGGTTTTACCAATGAGGGAAATTCTGGCATTGCTGCTTTTGAAGTTATCGTCAGCCTCTCTAGTGCAAGTAATCAGACTGTGACAGTTGAATATACAACAGTTGATGACACTGCTCTTGCTGGTTTTGACTACATTGTGACGGCGGGAACTCTTAATTTCTCTCCAGGAGAAACTTCTAAAACCATCACAGTTCCGATCATCGGCGATACTGAAATTGAATCAGATGAAAATTTCATAATCAACTTATCAAATCCAACTAATGCTTATTTATCGCCGATTAATCAAGGTATTTTTAGCATTCTTGATGATGATGCTGCACCTGAAGTGTCGGTGAGCGACTCGTGGGTTGAAGTCAATGAAAATCAGGATACAGTCATTAAATTTAAAGTTACTCTTTCAAAGCCAAGCACTCAATCTGTAACTATTGTCTATTCAACATCTGATGGAACTGCAACTTCTACTGGGCAGGGAGAAGCTAAAGATTATGAGTATATTACTGACAAGACACTAACTTTCGCCCCAGGGGAAACAACAAAGGAAATTGAAGTAACGGTTTATGGGGAGCGAGGCGTTTCCGATAAAGACTTTGAAATCTTTGCGAAGGATACTGCTTACAGAGATTGGGTAAAAGATAATGATGATGTTGTTGTTGATATTGACCAAATCCCTGGTATCTTTCCCTATACACCCTATGGTGATTTAGGTTACTACGTTGATAAAGTTTTCAACGATCCAGTTTCAGGGTTTCAGGCAGTAGGGTTGACTTCTGATGAAAATTTCTACCTTGATATCATCTTATCTCCAGATGCAAAAATTGCTAAGGGTGAGGGTACTGGAACGATTTACGATCTCGGCAAAGCACCGGTTCTCGCTATTCGCGGAACCGAGCCAACAGGATCTCAGGATTTCATCGCCGATCTCGATCCATATGGCGTGGGGGTTCCTCAGTTATTAGGTACTAATTTAGCCAACCTTAGTGATCAGACTAATCGAGGAGAGGTCACAAAATGGCTTCAGGATGTAAGTCAGCAAGAACAAGGTAAAGTTATTTCTAAACCTAATATAACAGGTCATAGCTTAGGGGGAGCTTTAACTCAATGGGTTGCTGCTCATTACACCAAGAATGGTGGTAATTTAGGTCAAATTATCACCTTTAATAGTCCAGGCATTAGTGGATCAAACGTTTTTTATAAAAATAATGGCATTTATAGACTGGTAGAAGGCGTTAACAGTTTTGATAAAGCATTGTCACAGAAGGTAACTCATTTCATTACGTCAGGGGATATTGTCAGTATGGCTGGCTGGCAGTATATTCCAGGTTCATATTACTTATATGATTACTCTTCAGGAGGGATTTCAGGCGTACTTGGAACTCATTTGAACCCAACTGTTGCGGAGGAAGTTGGTTATGATAAGACCACAGGATTTTTCCAGAAACCAAGGGACTTAAACCAACCCTTTCAAGAACCATCAAGTAAATTAAGTAGCCCTTGGTTCTCTTATGGACTAGATCCAGACTATCTTATTGTTACGTTGGCTGTATCTCTTCTTGGTAGCGTTACAGTTGGGACTGAACTTGCTATTAAACTTCGTAATTCTCTTGCAGGGGTTGTTGCTGCTGAGACAATCTTCCCTTATTTAGCGGCTTCACTCCGATTAAGGGGGTCTACTGAATTTACTAGAAAGCTTTTAGGCCCTCTTTTTATTGAGGTCATTCAAGCTGCCTTTACTTTAATTAACAACCCGTTAGTGCAAGCAGCATATAACGCTTTTAATCTGCTTTCTATTTCTCAGTCAGAGGCTTTTACTCTAGCAGACGCAAAGTCTTTGAATTTGGTAGAGACAAACAATGTGTCATTTTCTAATGATTTTGCCTCTTTCGTTACCCTAGAGCAAGGATTACAGGTTGCTCTAGGTTTCCTCAACGATTTTGCTACTGCCCCTGATTTCACCACCAAAATGAATTTGGCATTTGGTGAAGATTGGGATGCTACTGTTGCTCAAAATTTAGCACAAGCATGGGCAAATGGAAATTTCAGTAATTTACCTCCAATTAAAATTGTTTCTGCTTCAGAAATTAATAATGCAAGTGGTGCTTTCTCCATTAGCAGAAGCACAATCTACTTAGCCAGTGAATTTCTCAACAGCGCAACCAGTTCTCAAGCAGTTGCAAATGTTCTTCTTGAAGAAATTGGACACTATTTTGATTTACAAATTAACGAGCTAGATAGTCCTGGAGATGAAGGAGAAATTTTTGCTGCCCTTGTTCAAAATGTGCTACTAAGCGACACAGAATTACAGGCTCTTAAAGTTGAAAACGATCTTGTTGCTCTTCCTGGAGAAAGATCGCCTTGGGAATCAATGTCTAAATGGACAGTTGGGATTTGGAATGCCAGTCCCGATTGGGATCTTCAAACTTTTACTAATGCACTCGAAGGCATTAACACTCCTCCAGGTGTAGAAACTCCGATTCTCGATCAAGTTGCCACAGAAGACACTCCTTTTAGCTTTACCATTGCTGAAATTACCTTCACCGAAATTGATGCAGGCGATTCTCTTACTTACTCAGCTACCCTCAGCAATGGCAATCCTTTACCCAATTGGTTGAGCTTTAACGCAACCACCCGTACATTGAGCGGCACTCCCTCCAACGATGATGTCGGCAATCTCAGCCTCAAGGTGACAGCAACCGACAGTGCCGGAGCTAGTGTGAGCAATACTTTTGGATTAGTGATCGCTAATACTAATGATGCACCGACAGTGGAAAATGCGATCACTGACCAAAACGCCACTGAAGATGCACCTTTCAGCTTCATTATTCCTGCTAACACCTTTAGTGATGTGGATGCAGGCGACACACTCACCTACAGCGTTACCGTTGCCAACGGCAATCCTTTACCAAACTGGTTGAGCTTTGAAGCAATTACCCGCACCTTTAGCGGCACTCCCACCAACGATGATGTCGCTACCCTCAACATCAAACTCACCGCCACTGACACCGCAGGCACAACAGCAACTGATACCTTTGCCCTGACCGTAGCCAACATCAATGATGCTCCCACTCTCAGCAATATCAGCAAGGCAGGGAATGAGGATACAGTTATCAGCTTTAGTGTGGCAGACTTCACGAGCGCCTTCAGTGATATTGATGGCGACACCCTGACTAAGATTCAGATTACATCCTTGCCCACCAACGGTACTCTGAAACTGGGTAGTTCCAATATCAGCTTAAATCAAGAAATTACTGTTGCTAGTTTAGGAAACCTAACTTTTACTCCTAATGCCAACTTCAACGGCTCTGTGAGTTTTGGCTGGAATGGCTCTGATGGTACTACCTACGCCACGACAGCAGCAACCGTTAACTTAGCGATCGCTTCAGTTAACGATCTACCCATAGCCACTAATGATACTGCACAGACAAATCAGAACAGCGCAGTCATTATTAATGTGCTGGCTAACGACAGCGATATTGATGGTTCTCTCGTTCCCAGTGCGATCGCCCTTACCACTAATCCGAGTCATGGCACAGTGAGCCTGAACTCCTCTACGGGTGCAGCCACTTACACCCCAACAACGAATTTTGTAGGTACAGATAGCTTCACTTACACAATTAAGGATAACGAAGGTGGTATATCCAATGCCGCTAAGGTCAGTATTACAATCAACTCTACTAGCAATTTGATTGAAGGTACGCTAGGGGCTGATGTGCTGGTTGGCACAGAACAGAATGACAGGATTAATGGTAAAACTGGCAATGATATCCTTTGGGGTCGGGCAGGCAATGACACTCTCTTAGGCGGAAATGGCAACGATATTCTTTGGGGTGGAACAGGCGATGACACTCTCTTAGGCGGAAATGGTAACGATATTCTTTGGGGTGGAGCAGGTAGCAACCTTTTCGTGTTGGCGGCGCGTGAGGGAACAGATATGATTGCTGACTTTAACCTTAACACCGACAAAATCGGACTGGCTGCCGGTCTGAGCTATGGACAATTAACTATAACCAAAGGCGATGGCATTAATTTCAATAATACCCTGATTACTGTTACCAGTAGTAATGAACTGCTTACTGTCCTGAATGGTGTGCAGGCTAACACTCTAAACAGTACAATGTTTGTTCTCGTTGCTTAG
- a CDS encoding site-specific integrase has translation MVNNPQFDNLPPIKLIPLNDEAVSVVQQQGRRSATKTSLPTDIRWIKLQEFLRSTNLAPNSRKMYERELKRFLGWTQLHYHELRPRHLGLYKEYLRNEVKTDTGKSLSKSSINAGVAALKSFFKWMCYTYPDIIATNPTLGIKLEKVPLPPAQSLTDEQMERVWSALEFLGETKQRDTALVHILSHGLRAGEIVQLNVGSFDGKLLFLPDTKTNEPRLVPLRKESCEVLEAYLRSRSEQGEELNSLTPLMISHHASYKGERLSYHGIYFAVEKIGELSGIEDLHPHQFRHTYATDLLLLGVDPSHARKLTGHQSEKAFRRYTLRSEQEAAIAAYYRAIGEQEAE, from the coding sequence ATGGTAAACAACCCCCAGTTTGACAACCTACCTCCTATCAAGCTCATTCCCTTAAATGATGAAGCTGTATCGGTGGTGCAGCAGCAAGGAAGACGTAGTGCCACAAAAACATCTCTACCCACAGACATACGGTGGATAAAACTACAGGAGTTTTTACGTAGTACCAATCTTGCGCCGAACAGTCGCAAAATGTACGAACGCGAACTTAAGCGATTCTTAGGATGGACACAGCTACACTATCACGAACTACGTCCGCGCCACCTTGGGTTATACAAGGAATATCTGCGTAATGAAGTAAAAACTGATACAGGGAAATCCCTGTCAAAAAGTAGTATCAACGCTGGGGTCGCTGCACTTAAAAGCTTTTTCAAGTGGATGTGCTATACGTATCCAGATATAATCGCTACTAATCCCACGCTAGGTATAAAACTAGAAAAAGTACCTCTACCACCTGCTCAAAGCTTAACTGATGAACAGATGGAGCGAGTGTGGTCAGCTTTAGAATTTTTGGGAGAAACAAAGCAACGGGATACCGCACTTGTCCACATTCTTAGTCACGGCCTCCGCGCTGGGGAAATTGTACAGTTAAATGTTGGGTCATTCGATGGCAAACTGCTGTTCTTGCCCGATACCAAAACCAATGAACCGCGCTTAGTGCCATTACGCAAGGAAAGCTGCGAGGTGTTAGAGGCGTATTTGCGATCGCGCAGCGAACAGGGTGAAGAACTAAATAGCCTCACCCCGTTAATGATCTCACATCACGCCTCATACAAGGGCGAACGCTTGAGTTATCATGGCATTTATTTTGCTGTGGAAAAAATCGGTGAACTATCTGGTATTGAAGATTTACATCCACACCAATTTCGGCATACTTACGCCACTGACTTATTGTTATTAGGAGTTGATCCTAGTCACGCGCGGAAGCTGACGGGACACCAAAGCGAGAAAGCATTTCGACGGTATACACTGCGGAGTGAACAAGAGGCGGCGATCGCTGCTTACTATCGTGCTATTGGTGAACAAGAAGCGGAGTAA
- a CDS encoding CPBP family intramembrane glutamic endopeptidase yields the protein MAASVNEKNKAILIIGLLYIFPVVLLLIRYIPFTYRFILLGIVTTLVILSAIFKNVNLQQLGFSYNNLEPALRDILPTTLGFIILIILFCFLKGTRVDNSDLQWYFYLLFILLSAPFQEFLYRGYLYHLFSQAGFSQYFLVVSSILYSFGHAIYWDLATLVFTLIIGFVWGYHYTRFRNLYSVILSHILLGVVAISTGLL from the coding sequence ATGGCTGCATCAGTAAACGAAAAAAATAAAGCCATATTAATTATTGGATTATTATATATTTTTCCTGTTGTATTGCTACTTATTCGTTATATCCCGTTTACTTATCGATTTATCTTACTAGGAATTGTTACTACTCTAGTAATTTTATCTGCTATCTTCAAAAATGTAAATTTACAACAGCTAGGTTTTTCTTACAACAATCTAGAACCTGCTCTCAGAGATATATTACCGACAACATTAGGATTTATTATATTAATAATATTGTTTTGCTTTCTTAAAGGAACAAGAGTTGATAATTCTGATCTGCAATGGTACTTTTATTTACTCTTTATTTTATTGTCTGCTCCATTTCAGGAATTTTTATATAGGGGTTATCTCTATCATCTTTTCTCCCAAGCTGGTTTTTCTCAATACTTCCTTGTTGTTTCTTCTATCTTATATAGCTTTGGTCATGCAATTTACTGGGATTTAGCAACTTTAGTATTTACACTAATAATCGGCTTTGTTTGGGGATATCACTACACACGGTTCAGAAATTTATATAGTGTGATTCTGAGTCATATTTTACTCGGAGTAGTTGCGATATCTACTGGTCTATTGTGA